The following are encoded together in the Candidatus Woesebacteria bacterium genome:
- a CDS encoding exosortase/archaeosortase family protein, which produces MNKNNQLTKDTFKLLLVLLVIVLLILPFATAFNEFLTEVVENIGFYMVIQSTLVPYMSMLTAAILNILPGLEVGILPYGVVVNGIDVRITWNCLGWQSFLLFFASLFVGLRGNYSGSSKIQAVLFGLLGTFIINIFRLVFTAALVVWWRGLFVILFHNYFSTFIAILWLILYWWISYSYVLEEKDGEINK; this is translated from the coding sequence ATGAATAAAAATAATCAATTAACTAAAGATACTTTCAAACTATTATTAGTTTTATTGGTGATTGTTCTTTTAATATTACCCTTTGCGACGGCATTTAATGAATTTCTAACTGAGGTTGTGGAAAATATTGGATTTTATATGGTCATTCAAAGCACCCTTGTGCCGTACATGAGTATGCTAACGGCTGCAATATTGAATATTTTGCCCGGACTCGAAGTGGGAATATTACCTTATGGAGTGGTAGTTAACGGTATTGACGTGCGTATCACCTGGAATTGTTTGGGTTGGCAAAGCTTTTTGCTTTTTTTTGCATCTTTATTTGTAGGACTAAGGGGAAATTACTCTGGAAGTTCTAAAATTCAGGCTGTCTTGTTTGGTTTATTGGGTACATTTATCATCAATATTTTTCGTTTGGTATTTACAGCCGCACTAGTTGTATGGTGGAGAGGATTGTTTGTTATTCTATTTCACAATTATTTTTCGACCTTTATCGCTATACTTTGGCTTATACTTTATTGGTGGATTTCTTATAGCTATGTGTTGGAAGAGAAAGATGGGGAGATTAATAAATAA
- a CDS encoding MerR family transcriptional regulator, giving the protein MNNDQPILTISIAAKLLELHIRTIMAYEKAGLLTPHRTKTKRRMFSVADLNDLQFLKYLSFERKLNIAGIKTILEAIRVAKGHDLNLQKTLFPDFRLRSLL; this is encoded by the coding sequence ATGAATAACGATCAACCAATTCTGACTATTTCCATAGCGGCAAAACTGCTTGAATTGCATATACGAACTATCATGGCTTATGAAAAAGCGGGACTTCTAACTCCCCACCGCACCAAAACCAAACGAAGAATGTTTAGTGTCGCAGACCTTAACGATTTGCAGTTTCTTAAATATTTATCATTTGAACGCAAACTTAACATCGCAGGCATAAAAACAATTCTTGAAGCAATTAGGGTAGCCAAAGGTCATGACCTAAATCTGCAAAAAACACTCTTTCCCGACTTTCGACTTCGAAGTCTATTGTAA